In Streptantibioticus cattleyicolor NRRL 8057 = DSM 46488, a genomic segment contains:
- a CDS encoding MIP/aquaporin family protein: MSEPTQDAPGEGPPGRGVAPAPGTTLLAEVAAEFAGTLVLILFGCGVVAQVSAGGALTNPKGGLGAHDSIAWAWGLGVTFGVYLAGRISGAHLNPAVTVSLAAFKGFPWRKVAPFAVAQTAGAFVAALLVRWNYTEILARADPGHSVKTQTVFSTLPGNGSPVAGVHQWGAFRDQVIGTALLMLLILAVTDLLNTPPGANLAPLVIGLIVVVIGMAFGADAGYAINPARDFGPRLASFLTGYRGAWRDQWGDYYFWVPIVGPLVGGVAGGVFYQLFVGRFLPRPEPEPPGELPSAPGAGA; this comes from the coding sequence ATGAGCGAGCCGACACAGGACGCCCCCGGCGAGGGCCCACCCGGCAGAGGGGTGGCACCCGCCCCGGGGACCACGCTGCTCGCCGAGGTGGCGGCGGAGTTCGCCGGGACGCTGGTGCTGATCCTCTTCGGCTGCGGCGTGGTCGCCCAGGTCTCCGCGGGCGGCGCGCTGACCAACCCCAAGGGCGGTCTGGGCGCCCATGACAGCATCGCGTGGGCCTGGGGCCTGGGGGTGACCTTCGGCGTCTACCTGGCGGGCCGGATCAGCGGGGCCCACCTCAACCCCGCGGTGACGGTGTCGCTCGCGGCCTTCAAGGGGTTCCCGTGGCGCAAGGTGGCCCCGTTCGCGGTGGCCCAGACCGCCGGTGCCTTCGTCGCCGCGCTGCTGGTGCGCTGGAACTACACCGAGATCCTGGCCAGGGCGGATCCGGGGCACAGCGTCAAGACGCAGACCGTCTTCTCCACGCTGCCCGGCAACGGCTCACCGGTCGCCGGGGTCCACCAGTGGGGTGCCTTCCGCGACCAGGTGATCGGAACCGCGCTGCTGATGCTGCTGATCCTGGCCGTCACCGATCTGCTCAACACCCCGCCGGGCGCCAACCTCGCCCCGCTGGTCATCGGGCTGATCGTGGTCGTCATCGGCATGGCGTTCGGCGCGGACGCCGGGTACGCGATCAACCCGGCGCGTGACTTCGGGCCCCGGCTGGCCAGCTTCCTGACCGGGTACCGCGGGGCGTGGCGGGACCAGTGGGGCGACTACTACTTCTGGGTGCCGATCGTCGGGCCGCTGGTCGGCGGGGTGGCCGGCGGGGTGTTCTACCAGCTGTTCGTGGGGCGTTTCCTGCCCCGGCCGGAGCCGGAGCCCCCCGGGGAGCTGCCGTCGGCGCCCGGCGCCGGGGCGTGA